The Ciconia boyciana chromosome 22, ASM3463844v1, whole genome shotgun sequence genome has a window encoding:
- the CCDC47 gene encoding PAT complex subunit CCDC47 has protein sequence MKNLYIFIAVLFIPWSFSLAKYDEFEDGDDIMEYDDNDFAEFEDVNEDAVTESPQRIITTEDDEEEATVELEGRDENQEDFDDADAQEGDTESEPYDDEEFEGYEEKPDASPSKNKDPITIVNVPAHLQNSWESYYMEILMVTGLLAYIMNYIIGKNKNNRLAHAWFNTHRELLESNFALVGDDGTNKEATSTGKLNQENEHIYNLWCSGRVCCEGMLIQLKFLKRQDLLNVLARMMRPASDQVQIKVTMNDEDMDTYVFAVGTRKALVRLQKEMQDLSEFCSDKPKSGAKYGLPDSLAILSEMGEVTEGMMDAKMIHFLTHYADKIESVQFSDQFSGPKLMQEEGQLTKLPETKKTLLFTFNVPGSGNTSPKDMESLLPLMSMVIYSIDKAKKFRLNREGKQKADKNRARVEENFLKLTHVQRQEAAQSRREEKKRAEKERIMNEEDPEKQRRLEEAVLRREQKKLEKKQMKMKQIKVKAM, from the exons atgaagaatttgtatatttttattgctgtccTGTTCATCCCATGGAGTTTTTCTTTGGCAAAATATGATGAATTTGAGGATGGAGATGACATTATGGAATATGATGATAATGACTTTGCTGAATTTGAAGATGTTAATGAAGATGCAGTCACAGAGTCTCCTCAGAGGATCATCACTACGGAAGATGATGAAGAAGAAGCCACTGTAGAGCTTGAAGGTCGGGATGAGAATCAGGAAGACTTTGATGATGCAGATGCACAG GAAGGTGACACCGAGAGTGAACCATATGATGATGAGGAGTTTGAAGGCTATGAAGAGAAACCAGATGCATCTCCTAGCAAAAATAAAGACCCCATAACAATAGTTAAT GTCCCTGCTCACCTTCAAAACAGCTGGGAGAGTTACTACATGGAGATCCTGATGGTAACAGGTCTTCTTGCTTACATCATGAATTACATCATTGGGAAGAACAAAAACAACCGTCTGGCTCATGCATGGTTCAATACTCACAGGGAGCTGCTAGAAAGTAACTTTGCTCTTGTTG gGGATGATGGCACTAATAAAGAAGCCACAAGCACCGGGAAACTAAATCAAGAAAATGAACACATATATAACTTGTGGTGTTCTGGAAGGGTGTGCTGTGAAGGAATGCTCATCCAGCTAAAG TTTCTCAAGAGACAAGACCTACTGAACGTTCTTGCGCGCATGATGAGGCCAGCTTCTGACCAAGTG CAAATAAAAGTAACAATGAATGATGAAGATATGGACACCTATGTGTTTGCTGTTGGAACGAGAAAAGCACTGGTGCGACTTCAGAAGGAGATGCAGGACCTG AGTGAGTTCTGCAGTGATAAACCTAAGTCTGGTGCAAAATATGGGCTTCCAGATTCGCTGGCTATCTTGTCGGAGATGGGGGAGGTCACAGAGGGAATGATGGACGCTAAG ATGATACATTTCCTCACGCACTATGCTGACAAGATTGAGTCCGTCCAATTCTCGGACCAGTTCTCCGGTCCAAAACTTATGCAAGA GGAGGGTCAGCTTACAAAACTGCCCGAAACTAAAAAGACACTTTTGTTTACATTTAACG tgccTGGTTCAGGCAACACTTCCCCAAAGGACATGGAGTCTTTGCTGCCTCTGATGAGCATGGTTATCTACTCTATTGACAAAGCAAAGAAGTTCCGTCTGAACAGAGAA GGTAAACAAAAAGCTGACAAGAACAGGGCTCGCGTGGAAGAGAACTTCCTTAAACTAACTCACGTGCAAAGACAGGAGGCTGCCCAGTCCCGTCGAGAAGAGAAAAAACGGGCAGAGAAGGAGCGAATCATGAATGAAGAGGATCCTGAAAAACAGCGTCGGCTGGAG GAAGCTGTGTTGCGGCGTGAGCAGAAAAAACTTGAGAAGAAGCAGATGAAGATGAAGCAAATCAAAGTGAAAGCTATGTGA
- the STRADA gene encoding STE20-related kinase adapter protein alpha isoform X2, translating to MSFLVSKPERIRRWVSEKFIVEGLREFELFGEQPPGDSRRKANEASSESIASSPKRDTMSNFLPDSSCYELLTIIGRGFEDLMVVNLARYKPTGEYVTVRRVNLEACTNEMVTFLQGELHVSKLFNHPNIVPYKATFIADNELWVVTSFMAYGSAKDLICTHFMDGMSELAIAYILQGVLKALDYIHLMGYVHRSVKASHILISVDGKVYLSGLRSNLSMINHGQRLKVVHDFPKYSIKVLPWLSPEVLQQNLQGYDAKSDIYSVGITACELANGHVPFKDMPSTQMLLEKLNGTVPCLLDTTTIPADELTMKTSRSSANYGMGESMAISNVRAANGEPALHPYLRTFSTYFHNFVEQCLQRNPDFRPSAGTLLNHPFFKQIKRRASEALPELLRPVTPITNFEGTRPQDPSGIFGLVSNLEQLDVDDWEF from the exons ATGTCTTTTCTTGTAAGTAAACCCGAACGGATTAGG cgGTGGGTGTCTGAAAAGTTCATTGTTGAGGGCTTAAGAGAGTTCGAACTGTTTGGAG AGCAGCCTCCGGGTGACTCTCGGAGAAAA gcaAATGAGGCGAGCTCCGAGTCGATAGCTTCTTCCCCTAAAAGGGACACCATGAGCAACTTCCTACCAGACAGCAGCTGTTATGAGTTGCTCACTATCATAG gCAGAGGCTTTGAAGACTTGATGGTTGTGAACCTGGCCAGGTATAAACCCACAGGAGAGTATGTCACAGTCAGAAGAGTGAACTTGGAGGCCTGCACCAATGAAATGGTCACATTCTTGCAG ggGGAACTTCATGTTTCCAAGCTCTTCAACCACCCTAACATCGTGCCATACAAAGCAACTTTCATAGCTGACAATGAGCTATGGGTAGTGACATCTTTCATGGCCTACG gttCTGCAAAAGATTTAATCTGTACCCATTTTATGGATGGGATGAGTGAACTGGCTATTGCATATATCCTCCAAGGCGTATTGAAAGCACTTGACTACATCCACCTTATGGGCTATGTAcacag gaGTGTTAAAGCCAGCCATATCCTGATCTCTGTAGACGGGAAGGTGTACCTCTCTGGCCTGCGAAGTAATCTAAGTATGATCAACCATGGGCAGCGACTCAAAGTTGTTCATGACTTTCCCAAATACAGCATCAAAGTCCTGCCTTGGCTCAGTCCTGAAGTCTTGCAGCag AATCTCCAGGGTTATGATGCAAAATCTGACATTTACAGCGTAGGGATAACAGCCTGTGAGCTGGCAAATGGACACGTACCATTTAAAGACATGCCTTCTACTCAG ATGCTCTTGGAAAAGCTGAATGGAACTGTTCCCTGCCTGCTAGACACCACCACAATTCCTGCTGATGAGCTGACTATGAAAACCTCCCGTTCAAGTGCCAACTATGGGATGGGCGAGAGCATGGCTATTAGCAATGTGAGAGCGGCCAATGGAGAGCCAGCCCTGCACCCTTATCTTCGGACCTTCTCCACCTACTTCCATAACTTTGTAGAGCAGTGCCTGCAGCGGAACCCTGATTTCAG GCCAAGCGCAGGCACTCTGCTTAATCATCCCTTTTTCAAGCAG ATCAAGCGCCGTGCTTCTGAAGCACTCCCTGAACTTCTGCGCCCCGTCACCCCAATCACCAATTTTGAAGGAACACGGCCCCAGGATCCCAGTGGCATTTTTGGGCTGGTATCAAACCTTGAGCAGCTGGATGTGGATGACTGGGAATTCTAG
- the STRADA gene encoding STE20-related kinase adapter protein alpha isoform X1 codes for MSNFLPDSSCYELLTIIGRGFEDLMVVNLARYKPTGEYVTVRRVNLEACTNEMVTFLQGELHVSKLFNHPNIVPYKATFIADNELWVVTSFMAYGSAKDLICTHFMDGMSELAIAYILQGVLKALDYIHLMGYVHRSVKASHILISVDGKVYLSGLRSNLSMINHGQRLKVVHDFPKYSIKVLPWLSPEVLQQNLQGYDAKSDIYSVGITACELANGHVPFKDMPSTQMLLEKLNGTVPCLLDTTTIPADELTMKTSRSSANYGMGESMAISNVRAANGEPALHPYLRTFSTYFHNFVEQCLQRNPDFRPSAGTLLNHPFFKQIKRRASEALPELLRPVTPITNFEGTRPQDPSGIFGLVSNLEQLDVDDWEF; via the exons ATGAGCAACTTCCTACCAGACAGCAGCTGTTATGAGTTGCTCACTATCATAG gCAGAGGCTTTGAAGACTTGATGGTTGTGAACCTGGCCAGGTATAAACCCACAGGAGAGTATGTCACAGTCAGAAGAGTGAACTTGGAGGCCTGCACCAATGAAATGGTCACATTCTTGCAG ggGGAACTTCATGTTTCCAAGCTCTTCAACCACCCTAACATCGTGCCATACAAAGCAACTTTCATAGCTGACAATGAGCTATGGGTAGTGACATCTTTCATGGCCTACG gttCTGCAAAAGATTTAATCTGTACCCATTTTATGGATGGGATGAGTGAACTGGCTATTGCATATATCCTCCAAGGCGTATTGAAAGCACTTGACTACATCCACCTTATGGGCTATGTAcacag gaGTGTTAAAGCCAGCCATATCCTGATCTCTGTAGACGGGAAGGTGTACCTCTCTGGCCTGCGAAGTAATCTAAGTATGATCAACCATGGGCAGCGACTCAAAGTTGTTCATGACTTTCCCAAATACAGCATCAAAGTCCTGCCTTGGCTCAGTCCTGAAGTCTTGCAGCag AATCTCCAGGGTTATGATGCAAAATCTGACATTTACAGCGTAGGGATAACAGCCTGTGAGCTGGCAAATGGACACGTACCATTTAAAGACATGCCTTCTACTCAG ATGCTCTTGGAAAAGCTGAATGGAACTGTTCCCTGCCTGCTAGACACCACCACAATTCCTGCTGATGAGCTGACTATGAAAACCTCCCGTTCAAGTGCCAACTATGGGATGGGCGAGAGCATGGCTATTAGCAATGTGAGAGCGGCCAATGGAGAGCCAGCCCTGCACCCTTATCTTCGGACCTTCTCCACCTACTTCCATAACTTTGTAGAGCAGTGCCTGCAGCGGAACCCTGATTTCAG GCCAAGCGCAGGCACTCTGCTTAATCATCCCTTTTTCAAGCAG ATCAAGCGCCGTGCTTCTGAAGCACTCCCTGAACTTCTGCGCCCCGTCACCCCAATCACCAATTTTGAAGGAACACGGCCCCAGGATCCCAGTGGCATTTTTGGGCTGGTATCAAACCTTGAGCAGCTGGATGTGGATGACTGGGAATTCTAG